Proteins encoded in a region of the Pseudomonas sp. PDNC002 genome:
- a CDS encoding AraC family transcriptional regulator — protein sequence MSQSVPAYDPIAAGRQELADIIQRHCQGEGVFETAIDSLLVGRSDCPHEGRMPTLYRPALCVIAQGCKEVRLGSEVYRYDELNLLVVSVTLPVSGQVIEASPEKPYLSIRLDIDPGELTRLIAEAGLAGSAPRPASRGIYLQRLDCTVLDALLRLMRLLDTPRDIDMLAPLFVREILYRLLRGPQGHLLHDLAMTDSQTHRVTRAIEWLNRNYDKSLRIEDLAREVNLSVSTLHHRFKEVTALSPLQYQKQLRLQEARRLLLSEGLEVAVAGHRVGYESPSQFSREYSRLFGAPPLRDLASLRGALDSEAVPA from the coding sequence ATGTCCCAGTCCGTTCCCGCCTACGATCCCATTGCCGCCGGCCGCCAGGAGCTGGCCGACATCATCCAGCGCCACTGCCAAGGTGAAGGTGTCTTCGAGACCGCCATCGATTCCCTGCTGGTCGGTCGCAGCGACTGCCCCCACGAGGGCCGCATGCCGACCCTCTATCGCCCCGCCCTGTGCGTGATCGCCCAGGGCTGCAAGGAAGTACGCCTGGGCAGCGAGGTGTATCGCTACGACGAACTCAACCTGCTGGTGGTGTCGGTGACGCTGCCGGTATCCGGCCAGGTGATCGAGGCTTCGCCGGAGAAGCCCTACCTGTCCATCCGCCTGGACATCGACCCCGGCGAGCTGACCCGGCTGATCGCCGAGGCTGGCCTCGCCGGCAGCGCGCCGCGCCCGGCCAGCCGGGGCATCTACCTGCAGCGTCTGGACTGTACGGTGCTCGACGCCCTGCTGCGCCTGATGCGCCTGCTGGATACGCCGCGCGACATCGACATGCTCGCGCCGCTGTTCGTCCGCGAGATCCTCTATCGCCTGCTGCGCGGCCCGCAGGGCCACCTGCTGCACGACCTGGCGATGACCGACAGCCAGACCCACCGCGTCACCCGTGCCATCGAGTGGCTCAACCGCAACTACGACAAGTCCCTGCGCATCGAGGACCTGGCCCGCGAGGTGAACCTCAGCGTGTCCACCCTGCACCACCGGTTCAAGGAAGTGACCGCCCTGAGCCCGCTGCAATACCAGAAGCAGCTGCGCCTGCAGGAAGCGCGGCGGCTGCTGCTCTCCGAGGGGCTGGAAGTGGCAGTGGCCGGGCATCGCGTCGGCTACGAGAGCCCGTCGCAGTTCAGCCGCGAATACAGCCGCCTGTTCGGCGCGCCGCCGCTGCGCGACCTGGCGAGCCTGCGCGGTGCCTTGGACAGCGAGGCCGTGCCGGCGTAA
- a CDS encoding VOC family protein has protein sequence MLHSLHHVALICSDYARSKHFYTRVLGLAVIAETYREARDSWKLDLALGDIQLELFSFPGAPPRPSYPEAQGLRHLAFAVDDLEAAVAHLQNHGVACEPIREDELTGKRFTFFADPDELPLELYER, from the coding sequence CTGCTGCACAGCCTCCACCACGTCGCCCTGATCTGCTCGGACTACGCGCGCTCGAAACACTTCTATACCCGGGTGCTCGGCCTGGCGGTGATCGCCGAGACCTATCGCGAAGCCCGCGACTCCTGGAAGCTCGACCTGGCGTTGGGCGATATCCAGCTGGAACTGTTCTCCTTCCCCGGCGCGCCGCCACGGCCTTCCTATCCCGAGGCGCAGGGACTGCGCCATTTGGCCTTCGCCGTGGACGATCTCGAAGCCGCCGTCGCGCATCTGCAAAACCATGGCGTGGCGTGTGAGCCGATCCGCGAGGACGAGCTGACCGGCAAGCGCTTTACCTTCTTCGCCGACCCGGATGAGTTGCCGTTGGAGCTTTACGAGCGCTGA
- a CDS encoding LysR family transcriptional regulator, whose protein sequence is MSRDLPPLNALRAFEAAARLRGVSAAADELSVTHGAISRQIRLLEEELGVTLFVKEGRGVKLTDAGVRLSEVASESFERLRSVCAELRRQAGGDAPFVLGCPGSLLARWFIPRLDRLNRDLPDLRLQLSASDGDLDPRRGGLDATLCFAAPPWPADMRVLELAVERIGPVLSPRSPRFEQLSSAPAEALLGESLLHTVSRPQAWPEWAARHGLEPSRLKLGQGFEHLYYLLEAAVAGLGVAIAPQQLVADDLAAGRLAAPWGFVETTARLALWVPERRADPRAERLAQWLRQELG, encoded by the coding sequence ATGAGCCGCGACCTTCCGCCCCTCAATGCCCTGCGCGCCTTCGAAGCTGCTGCCCGCCTGCGCGGCGTGAGCGCAGCGGCGGATGAGCTGAGTGTCACCCACGGGGCGATCAGCCGGCAGATCCGCCTGCTGGAGGAAGAACTGGGCGTCACCCTGTTCGTCAAGGAAGGACGCGGCGTAAAACTCACCGATGCCGGCGTACGCCTGAGCGAAGTGGCCAGCGAATCCTTCGAGCGCCTGCGCAGTGTCTGCGCCGAGCTGCGCCGCCAGGCTGGCGGTGACGCGCCGTTCGTCCTCGGTTGCCCCGGCAGTCTGCTGGCGCGCTGGTTCATCCCGCGCCTGGACCGCCTGAACCGTGACCTGCCCGACCTGCGTCTGCAGCTTTCCGCCAGCGATGGCGACCTCGATCCACGGCGTGGCGGCCTCGATGCCACCCTGTGCTTCGCCGCGCCGCCGTGGCCTGCGGACATGCGCGTGCTGGAACTGGCGGTGGAGCGCATCGGCCCGGTACTCAGCCCGCGCTCACCGCGCTTCGAGCAGTTGAGTTCGGCTCCGGCCGAGGCGCTGCTGGGCGAATCGCTGCTGCACACTGTCTCGCGTCCGCAAGCGTGGCCGGAGTGGGCGGCACGCCACGGTCTTGAGCCATCGCGGCTGAAGCTCGGCCAGGGTTTCGAGCACCTCTATTACCTGCTGGAAGCCGCGGTGGCCGGGCTGGGCGTGGCCATCGCGCCGCAGCAACTGGTCGCAGACGATCTCGCAGCCGGCCGCCTGGCCGCGCCCTGGGGCTTCGTCGAGACCACCGCGCGGCTCGCGCTGTGGGTGCCCGAGCGCCGCGCCGATCCGCGCGCCGAGCGCCTGGCGCAATGGCTGCGCCAGGAACTGGGCTGA
- the trpA gene encoding tryptophan synthase subunit alpha has protein sequence MSRLQTRFAELKQQNRAALVTFITAGDPGYSTSLDILKGLPEAGADVIELGMPFTDPMADGPAIQLANIRALGNGQNLAKTLKMVREFRAGNDTTPLVLMGYFNPIHYYGVDKFIADAKEAGVDGLIVVDLPPEHNEDLCHPAQAAGIDFIRLTTPTTDDKRLPTVLDGSSGFVYYVSVAGVTGAGAATLEHVEEAVARLRRHTDLPVSIGFGIRTAEHAASIARLADGVVVGSALIDKIAEATSSADAVQGVLGLCRQLAEGVRNAR, from the coding sequence ATGAGCCGCCTGCAGACCCGCTTCGCCGAACTCAAGCAGCAGAACCGCGCCGCCCTGGTGACCTTCATCACCGCCGGCGACCCGGGCTACTCCACCTCGCTGGACATCCTCAAGGGCCTGCCCGAAGCCGGCGCCGACGTGATCGAGCTGGGCATGCCGTTCACCGACCCGATGGCCGACGGCCCGGCGATCCAGCTGGCCAATATCCGCGCCCTGGGCAACGGCCAGAACCTGGCCAAGACGCTGAAGATGGTCCGCGAATTCCGCGCCGGCAACGACACCACGCCGCTGGTGCTGATGGGCTACTTCAACCCCATCCACTACTACGGCGTGGACAAGTTCATCGCCGACGCGAAGGAAGCCGGCGTCGACGGCCTGATCGTCGTGGACCTGCCGCCGGAGCACAACGAAGACCTCTGCCACCCGGCCCAGGCCGCGGGCATCGACTTCATCCGCCTGACCACCCCGACCACCGACGACAAGCGCTTGCCGACCGTGCTCGATGGCAGCTCGGGCTTCGTCTACTACGTCTCGGTAGCCGGCGTGACCGGCGCCGGCGCGGCGACCCTGGAACACGTCGAGGAAGCCGTGGCGCGCCTGCGCCGCCATACCGACCTGCCGGTCTCCATCGGCTTCGGCATCCGCACCGCCGAACACGCGGCGAGCATCGCGCGCCTGGCCGACGGTGTGGTGGTAGGTTCGGCGCTGATCGACAAGATCGCCGAAGCGACCAGCTCCGCCGATGCGGTGCAGGGCGTACTCGGCCTGTGTCGTCAGCTGGCCGAAGGTGTGCGCAACGCTCGCTGA
- a CDS encoding TonB-dependent receptor → MHYRPSPLHRAILLASLLGAAAPVVHAANAAAVELHIAPRSLDSALTQFADQAGLYLLFNSEDIQGLQSEGLDGTYTTEEALNQLLSGSGVSWRFTDERTVLLKREKDDSAALSLAPMQISVAARTPTDISSIPGTVWVVDQTQLREQLDTGVSLKEAVGKLVPGLDLAPEGRTNYGQNMRGRNVLVMIDGVSQNSSRGLSRQFDSISPFNVERIEVLSGASAIYGGGATGGIINIITKKGAAGDARFETQLGATSGFNNSDDLSTRAAQSISGGNDRVAGRLGVSAEKNEAFYDGGGNQIFIDNTQTDLQYNRTVDVMGNLTAQFTDEQSLDLLAQYYDSGNDGSTGIYFPNLKYQGPSNLEDAEIRSGMDTDLEPRSRRVLLNANYHHSNLLEQDFYLQAYYRKEDDNFYPFPYYNTGKPTGSKGVYFAGSQQNFEVSGLKGLFSKQWDAFKFTYGVDLDHERFNAEQKVFDQRLSSESGGLDLETASSAPRYPSYIVDGLSFYGQLDWKATDNLTISGGARHQKMDVEVDDFKGVPGGSNDYQVNLFNLGAIYDFKNGHQVWTNYSEGFDLPDPAKYYGKAGLSVDDNPLAGIKSRQVETGWRYSDMQWQTQAAVYYIWSDKIITTDAATLTIDVEDQKSRDFGFEGAVTRYFENGWQGGTTLHLVRSEEEDADGDWIKRDARYASLSKSTAFVGWGDGERSARLQAQHAFNLKDDADHEIDGYTTFDLMGEQKTGFGTFSAGIQNLLDKQYSTVWGQRAALFYSPTYGPAYLYDYQGRGRTFTLGWSLEY, encoded by the coding sequence ATGCATTACCGTCCTTCCCCGCTGCACCGCGCGATTCTGCTCGCTTCCCTGCTCGGCGCCGCCGCGCCCGTCGTCCACGCCGCGAACGCTGCCGCCGTCGAACTGCACATCGCCCCGCGCAGCCTGGACAGTGCCCTGACCCAGTTCGCCGACCAGGCAGGGCTGTACCTGCTGTTCAATTCCGAGGACATCCAGGGCCTGCAGAGCGAAGGGCTGGACGGTACCTACACGACCGAGGAAGCGCTCAACCAACTGCTCTCCGGCAGTGGCGTGAGCTGGCGCTTCACCGACGAGCGCACCGTGCTGCTCAAGCGCGAGAAGGACGATTCCGCCGCCCTGAGCCTGGCGCCGATGCAGATCAGCGTGGCGGCGCGCACGCCCACCGACATCAGCTCGATCCCCGGCACCGTCTGGGTGGTCGACCAGACCCAGCTGCGCGAACAGCTCGACACCGGCGTCAGCCTGAAGGAGGCCGTGGGAAAGCTGGTTCCCGGTCTTGACCTGGCGCCCGAGGGCCGCACCAACTACGGCCAGAACATGCGCGGGCGCAACGTGCTGGTGATGATCGACGGCGTCAGCCAGAACAGCTCGCGCGGCCTGTCGCGGCAGTTCGACAGCATCTCGCCGTTCAACGTCGAGCGCATCGAAGTGCTCTCCGGCGCCAGCGCGATCTACGGCGGCGGCGCCACCGGCGGCATCATCAACATCATCACCAAGAAGGGCGCGGCGGGTGATGCGCGCTTCGAGACGCAGCTGGGCGCCACCAGCGGCTTCAACAACAGCGATGACCTGTCGACCCGCGCTGCGCAGTCCATCAGCGGCGGCAACGACCGCGTAGCTGGCCGCCTGGGCGTCTCGGCGGAGAAGAACGAAGCCTTCTACGACGGCGGCGGCAACCAGATCTTCATCGACAACACCCAGACCGACCTGCAGTACAACCGCACCGTCGACGTGATGGGCAACCTCACCGCGCAGTTCACCGACGAGCAGAGCCTCGACCTGCTGGCGCAGTACTACGATTCGGGCAACGACGGCAGCACCGGCATCTACTTTCCCAACCTGAAGTACCAGGGCCCGTCGAACCTGGAAGACGCGGAAATCCGCAGCGGAATGGACACCGATCTCGAGCCGCGTTCGCGCCGCGTGCTGCTCAATGCCAACTACCACCACAGCAACCTGCTGGAGCAGGACTTCTACCTGCAGGCGTACTACCGCAAGGAAGACGACAACTTCTATCCCTTCCCCTACTACAACACCGGCAAGCCGACCGGCTCCAAGGGCGTGTACTTCGCCGGCTCGCAGCAGAACTTCGAGGTCAGCGGCCTGAAGGGCCTGTTCAGCAAGCAGTGGGATGCGTTCAAGTTCACCTATGGCGTGGACCTCGACCACGAGCGCTTCAACGCCGAGCAGAAGGTCTTCGACCAGCGCCTGTCCTCCGAGAGCGGTGGCCTGGACCTGGAAACCGCCAGCAGCGCGCCGCGCTACCCGAGCTACATCGTCGACGGCCTGTCCTTCTACGGCCAGCTGGACTGGAAGGCCACCGACAACCTGACCATCTCCGGCGGCGCGCGCCACCAGAAGATGGACGTCGAGGTGGACGACTTCAAAGGCGTGCCCGGCGGCAGCAACGACTACCAGGTCAACCTGTTCAACCTCGGCGCGATCTACGACTTCAAGAACGGCCATCAGGTCTGGACCAACTACAGCGAAGGCTTCGACCTGCCCGACCCGGCCAAGTACTACGGCAAGGCGGGCCTGTCGGTGGACGACAACCCGCTGGCCGGCATCAAGAGCCGCCAGGTCGAGACCGGCTGGCGCTACAGCGACATGCAGTGGCAGACCCAGGCGGCGGTCTACTACATCTGGTCGGACAAGATCATCACCACCGACGCGGCGACCCTGACCATCGATGTGGAAGACCAGAAGAGCCGCGACTTTGGCTTCGAGGGCGCGGTTACCCGTTACTTCGAGAACGGCTGGCAGGGCGGCACCACGCTGCACCTGGTGCGCTCGGAAGAAGAGGATGCCGATGGCGACTGGATCAAGCGTGATGCGCGCTATGCGTCGCTGTCCAAGTCCACCGCGTTCGTCGGCTGGGGCGATGGTGAGCGCAGTGCCCGCCTGCAGGCCCAGCACGCGTTCAACCTGAAGGACGATGCGGACCACGAGATCGACGGCTACACCACCTTCGACCTGATGGGCGAGCAGAAGACCGGCTTCGGCACCTTCAGCGCCGGTATCCAGAACCTGCTGGACAAGCAGTACAGCACCGTCTGGGGCCAGCGCGCCGCGCTGTTCTATTCGCCGACCTATGGGCCGGCCTATCTCTATGACTACCAGGGCCGCGGCCGCACCTTCACCCTGGGCTGGAGCCTGGAATATTGA
- a CDS encoding TonB-dependent siderophore receptor → MPSPWPRALVTALALAVASPQLLAAQTLHFDLPAASLGTTLNAIARQSGEVISLDPALVRGHQAPAISGELSVEEALQRALSRSNLQLKVTASGAYSVEPATTGSALEMDSTTVTGQGLDATTEGSGSYAARATTIGKGEHALKDIPQSVTVITRKQLDDQDITDLRDAVNHTTGLVGATGIGPGMVISSRGFQIDDWQYDGVPVPRNTYVLGNWANQDLVFFDRVEILRGASGLLQGAGSPGGAINLVRKRGQNTPTATFTGKAGSWDHYGLQADVGGPLNDSGTIRGRMVADQDDTHSFTDYVWSKTTSLYGALDFDLSPDTTVGIGFSDSDLDSRPMMRGLPRYPDGSDIGFSRSTYSGATWNSNDIEQTTVYADLTHRFDDNWKFKAAAVRMREHNDSTHQRMHGDVQPDGSGLNFADWITNFESTRIGLDMYLDGKFEAFSLEQELILGGNYSKYTTDDFYARRFVPGGNIFDIDHHRPKPSLDDILSSPGGRSVNADYDIRQKGLYSSWRVKLAEPLTAVVGGRVSWYDYAYNLPDDDYTDSMTETGEVTPYFGLVYALTPEWSAYASYTDVFEPQSARDAQQKMLEPVIGTNYEVGLKGELLDGRVNTSLAVFRYDQKNRAVLDESSGYACDGWYCSTASGKVRSQGIEAEVSGEVLRDLQLFAGYTYNTTKFLDDPENKGRVFSQWTPKHMLRMWADYQLPGDWNRVSTGLGFVTQSHTVSFDREFDVPGFTVWSARLGYRLTPEVELAVNANNLFDKRYYLPGYAAADGANNFGDPRNLMFSVKYTPEF, encoded by the coding sequence GTGCCTTCACCCTGGCCCCGCGCCCTCGTCACCGCCCTCGCTCTGGCCGTCGCCAGCCCGCAACTGCTGGCCGCGCAAACCCTGCACTTCGACCTGCCCGCCGCCAGCCTGGGCACCACGCTGAACGCCATCGCCCGGCAGAGCGGCGAGGTGATCTCGCTCGACCCGGCCCTGGTACGCGGCCACCAGGCACCCGCCATCAGTGGCGAGCTGAGCGTGGAGGAGGCGCTGCAACGCGCCCTGTCGCGCAGCAACCTGCAACTCAAAGTCACCGCCAGCGGCGCCTACAGTGTGGAACCGGCGACCACTGGCAGCGCGCTGGAAATGGACAGCACCACGGTGACCGGCCAGGGCCTGGACGCTACCACCGAGGGCAGCGGTTCCTACGCCGCGCGGGCCACCACCATCGGCAAGGGCGAGCACGCTCTGAAAGACATCCCGCAGTCCGTCACCGTGATCACCCGCAAGCAACTGGACGACCAGGACATCACCGACCTGCGCGATGCGGTCAACCACACCACCGGTCTGGTCGGCGCCACCGGTATCGGCCCGGGCATGGTGATTTCCTCGCGCGGCTTCCAGATCGACGACTGGCAGTACGACGGCGTGCCGGTCCCGCGCAATACCTACGTGCTGGGCAACTGGGCGAACCAGGACCTGGTGTTCTTCGACCGCGTGGAAATCCTCCGTGGCGCCTCCGGCCTGTTGCAGGGCGCCGGCAGCCCCGGCGGCGCCATCAACCTGGTGCGCAAGCGCGGGCAGAACACCCCTACCGCCACCTTCACCGGCAAGGCGGGATCATGGGACCACTACGGCCTGCAGGCCGATGTGGGCGGCCCGTTGAACGACAGCGGCACGATTCGCGGGCGCATGGTGGCCGACCAGGACGACACCCACTCCTTCACCGACTACGTGTGGAGCAAGACCACCTCGCTGTATGGCGCGCTGGACTTCGACCTGAGCCCGGACACCACGGTCGGCATCGGCTTCAGCGATTCCGACCTGGACTCGCGCCCGATGATGCGCGGCCTTCCACGCTATCCGGACGGCAGCGACATCGGCTTCTCGCGCTCCACCTACAGCGGTGCGACCTGGAACAGCAACGACATCGAGCAGACCACCGTCTACGCCGACCTGACGCACCGCTTCGATGACAATTGGAAATTCAAAGCCGCCGCCGTGCGCATGCGCGAACACAACGACTCGACCCACCAGCGCATGCACGGGGATGTGCAGCCCGATGGCAGCGGGCTGAACTTCGCCGACTGGATCACCAACTTCGAGTCCACCAGGATCGGCCTGGACATGTACCTCGACGGCAAATTCGAGGCGTTCTCGCTGGAGCAGGAACTGATCCTCGGCGGCAACTACTCCAAGTACACCACGGACGACTTCTACGCGCGGCGCTTCGTCCCCGGCGGCAACATCTTCGACATCGATCACCACCGCCCCAAGCCGAGCCTGGACGACATCCTCTCCTCGCCGGGCGGACGCTCCGTCAACGCCGACTACGACATCCGCCAGAAGGGCCTGTACAGCAGTTGGCGGGTGAAGCTCGCCGAGCCGCTGACCGCCGTCGTCGGTGGCCGGGTGAGCTGGTACGACTACGCCTACAACCTGCCGGACGACGACTACACCGACAGCATGACCGAGACCGGCGAAGTCACGCCGTACTTCGGCCTGGTCTACGCGCTGACGCCCGAATGGTCGGCCTACGCCAGCTATACCGACGTGTTCGAACCGCAGAGCGCACGCGATGCGCAGCAGAAGATGCTCGAACCGGTGATCGGCACCAACTACGAGGTAGGCCTGAAGGGCGAGCTGCTGGATGGCCGGGTGAATACCTCGCTGGCGGTGTTCCGCTACGACCAGAAGAACCGCGCGGTGCTCGACGAGTCCTCTGGCTACGCCTGCGACGGCTGGTACTGCTCCACCGCCTCCGGCAAGGTGCGCAGCCAGGGCATCGAGGCCGAGGTGAGCGGCGAGGTGCTGCGCGACCTGCAACTGTTCGCCGGCTACACCTACAACACCACCAAGTTCCTCGACGACCCGGAGAACAAGGGCCGCGTGTTCAGCCAGTGGACGCCCAAGCACATGCTGCGGATGTGGGCCGACTACCAGCTGCCGGGCGACTGGAATCGCGTCAGCACGGGCCTTGGCTTCGTCACCCAGAGCCACACCGTGAGCTTCGACCGCGAGTTCGACGTGCCCGGTTTCACCGTCTGGAGCGCGCGCCTGGGCTATCGCCTGACGCCGGAAGTCGAGCTGGCGGTGAACGCCAACAACCTGTTCGACAAGCGCTACTACCTGCCCGGTTACGCGGCGGCCGATGGCGCCAACAACTTCGGCGACCCGCGCAACCTGATGTTCAGCGTGAAATACACGCCGGAGTTCTGA
- the trpB gene encoding tryptophan synthase subunit beta produces the protein MSTLRTGPDAKGLFGHFGGQYVAETLMPLIHDLAREYEKAKDDPEFQKELAYFQRDYVGRPSPLYFAERLTEHCGGAKIYLKREELNHTGAHKINNCIGQILLAKRMGKKRIIAETGAGMHGVATATVAARFGMECVIFMGTTDIDRQQANVFRMKLLGAEVIPVVSGTGTLKDAMNEALRDWVTNVHNTFYLIGTVAGPHPYPAMVRDFQAVIGKETREQLAEKEGRLPDSLVACIGGGSNAMGLFHPFLDDASVKIIGVEAAGHGIETGKHAASLNGGVPGVLHGNRTFLLQDEDGQIIDAHSISAGLDYPGIGPEHAWLHDIGRVEYTSITDHEALDAFHQCCRLEGIIPALESSHALAEVFKRAPNLPKDHIMVVNLSGRGDKDMQTVMHHMQQEPQA, from the coding sequence ATGTCCACACTGCGCACCGGTCCAGACGCCAAGGGCCTGTTCGGCCACTTCGGCGGCCAGTACGTCGCCGAGACCCTGATGCCGCTGATCCACGACCTGGCCCGCGAGTACGAGAAGGCCAAGGACGATCCGGAGTTCCAGAAGGAGCTTGCCTACTTCCAGCGCGACTACGTCGGTCGCCCGAGCCCGCTGTACTTCGCCGAGCGCCTGACCGAGCACTGCGGCGGCGCGAAGATCTACTTGAAGCGCGAAGAGCTGAACCACACCGGCGCGCACAAGATCAACAACTGCATCGGCCAGATCCTCCTGGCCAAGCGCATGGGCAAGAAACGCATCATCGCCGAGACCGGCGCCGGCATGCATGGCGTGGCCACCGCCACCGTGGCCGCGCGCTTCGGCATGGAATGCGTGATCTTCATGGGCACCACCGACATCGATCGGCAGCAGGCCAACGTATTCCGCATGAAACTGCTCGGCGCCGAAGTGATCCCGGTCGTCTCCGGCACCGGCACCCTGAAGGACGCGATGAACGAAGCCCTGCGCGACTGGGTGACCAACGTCCACAACACCTTCTACCTGATCGGCACCGTGGCTGGCCCGCACCCGTACCCGGCGATGGTCCGCGACTTCCAGGCGGTGATCGGCAAGGAAACCCGCGAGCAGCTGGCTGAGAAGGAAGGGCGCCTGCCCGATTCGCTGGTCGCCTGCATCGGCGGCGGCTCCAACGCCATGGGCCTGTTCCACCCGTTCCTCGATGACGCCAGCGTCAAGATCATCGGCGTCGAAGCCGCCGGCCACGGCATCGAGACCGGCAAGCACGCAGCCAGCCTGAACGGCGGCGTACCCGGAGTGCTGCACGGCAACCGTACCTTCCTGCTGCAGGACGAGGACGGCCAGATCATCGACGCGCACTCCATTTCCGCCGGCCTGGACTACCCCGGCATCGGCCCGGAACACGCGTGGCTGCATGACATCGGCCGCGTCGAGTACACCTCGATCACCGATCACGAAGCCCTCGACGCGTTCCACCAGTGCTGCCGCCTGGAAGGCATCATCCCGGCGCTGGAGTCCTCCCACGCCCTGGCCGAAGTCTTCAAGCGCGCGCCGAACCTGCCCAAGGACCACATCATGGTGGTGAACCTGTCCGGTCGTGGCGACAAGGACATGCAGACCGTCATGCACCACATGCAACAGGAGCCGCAAGCATGA
- a CDS encoding YdgA family protein: MKKTALAIAIPVAIVGAAVAGAWYTGTRVEQEVNSGIAQANELLKQEAPGLGASLTLVDIQRGLFSSTARYNVTFAAKDGEAPQTLVFTDRLEHGPFPASRLAAGKLAPVMAQSHFALEQNELTAPLFTAAGGKAPLFGELTLHYDQKQDGVIETAALEFAKESDKVRLSPAKITFNVSGDKKDVSAVGNLAEVDLDFTDENSGQPARVQLRDLGMQGDKKENANGFALGPSSATIKSLSIKSPGSPEVELRDAVVEETLKQGGKGLDQSVSYRVGKVVVQGQEIGGVKLDLSLRNLDEGVLKTFKESYNKMALDSLESTELKPEQEEELKKLGLALLEGSPVLSLDELSLQTAHGVAKASFSVDLRKPNAAAATPDEMARSILAALKADLKVDKAVIGDIVALQGSLGGEAAGSVDPVALKQQSDAMTDLFSGMALNSQWAVLDGNALSSSLAYANDQVKFNGKDMSVPEFMAFAMGSAQGLGLGGGAAAGAEEEPQEESVE; this comes from the coding sequence ATGAAGAAGACCGCACTGGCCATCGCTATTCCCGTCGCCATCGTCGGCGCCGCCGTTGCCGGCGCCTGGTACACCGGTACCCGCGTCGAGCAGGAAGTGAACAGCGGCATCGCCCAGGCTAATGAGCTGCTCAAGCAGGAAGCGCCGGGCCTGGGCGCCAGCCTCACCCTGGTGGACATCCAGCGTGGCCTGTTCTCCAGCACCGCGCGCTACAACGTCACCTTCGCCGCGAAGGACGGCGAGGCGCCGCAGACCCTGGTCTTCACCGATCGCCTCGAGCACGGTCCCTTCCCGGCCTCGCGCCTGGCGGCCGGCAAGCTGGCGCCGGTCATGGCGCAGAGCCATTTCGCCCTGGAGCAGAACGAACTCACCGCTCCGCTGTTCACCGCCGCTGGCGGCAAGGCGCCGCTGTTCGGCGAGCTGACCCTCCATTACGACCAGAAGCAGGACGGCGTGATCGAAACCGCCGCCCTGGAATTCGCCAAGGAAAGCGACAAGGTTCGCCTGTCCCCCGCCAAGATCACTTTCAACGTGTCCGGCGACAAGAAGGACGTCAGCGCCGTCGGTAACCTCGCCGAGGTGGACCTGGACTTCACCGACGAGAACAGCGGCCAGCCGGCGCGCGTGCAACTGCGCGACCTGGGCATGCAGGGCGACAAGAAGGAGAACGCCAATGGCTTCGCCCTGGGCCCCAGCTCCGCCACCATCAAGAGCCTGAGCATCAAGTCGCCGGGCTCCCCGGAAGTCGAACTGCGCGACGCCGTCGTCGAGGAAACCCTCAAGCAAGGCGGCAAGGGCCTGGACCAGAGCGTCTCCTACCGCGTCGGCAAGGTCGTGGTGCAGGGCCAGGAAATCGGCGGCGTGAAGCTGGACCTGAGCCTGCGCAACCTCGACGAGGGCGTGCTCAAGACCTTCAAGGAGTCCTACAACAAGATGGCCCTGGACAGCCTGGAAAGCACCGAGCTGAAGCCCGAGCAGGAAGAGGAACTGAAGAAGCTCGGCCTGGCCCTGCTGGAAGGCTCGCCGGTGCTGTCGCTGGACGAGCTGTCCCTGCAGACCGCCCATGGCGTGGCCAAGGCGTCCTTCTCGGTCGACCTGCGCAAGCCCAATGCCGCCGCTGCCACCCCGGACGAGATGGCCCGCAGCATCCTGGCCGCGCTCAAGGCTGACCTGAAGGTGGACAAGGCGGTGATCGGCGACATCGTCGCGCTGCAAGGTTCCCTGGGTGGCGAGGCCGCTGGCAGCGTCGACCCGGTGGCGCTCAAGCAGCAGTCCGACGCCATGACTGATCTGTTCAGCGGCATGGCCCTGAACTCGCAGTGGGCCGTGCTCGATGGCAATGCCCTGTCCAGCTCGCTGGCCTACGCCAACGACCAGGTGAAGTTCAACGGCAAGGACATGAGCGTGCCGGAGTTCATGGCCTTCGCCATGGGCTCCGCACAAGGCCTGGGCCTGGGCGGCGGCGCTGCTGCCGGTGCCGAGGAAGAGCCGCAGGAAGAAAGCGTGGAGTAA
- a CDS encoding antibiotic biosynthesis monooxygenase family protein — protein sequence MHWQTPIEHELQIHPRLGHEAELGALIDNLVDGARRAPGCLRCQLVARENGQPWLLQGSWKDEEALLDYFATPSLQLLGEVLLCHCRRLSGGIVETLDQATGKVA from the coding sequence ATGCACTGGCAAACACCCATCGAACACGAATTGCAGATCCACCCCCGGCTGGGGCACGAGGCGGAACTCGGCGCCTTGATCGACAACCTGGTCGACGGCGCACGCCGCGCGCCGGGGTGCCTGCGCTGCCAGCTGGTCGCCCGTGAGAACGGCCAGCCGTGGCTGCTGCAAGGCAGCTGGAAAGACGAGGAAGCCCTGCTGGACTACTTCGCCACACCCTCATTGCAGCTGCTCGGCGAAGTGCTTTTATGCCACTGCCGAAGGCTTAGCGGCGGCATAGTGGAAACCCTCGATCAGGCCACCGGAAAGGTGGCCTGA